ggccaaaagcatacctccaaagttgtgttaaaatggtttaaggacaacaaagtcaaggtattggagtttccatcacaaagccctgatctcaatctgatggaacatttgtgggcagaactgaagaaGGGTGTGCAAacaagaaggcctacaaaccggactcagttacaccagttctgtctggaggaatgggcaaaattccagcaacttattatgagaagcttgtggaaggcccaaaacatttgaccaaagttaaacaatttaaaggcaatgctactaaatactaacaaagtgaatgtaaacttctgccccactgggaatgtgatgaaagaaataaatcattctctctactattctgacatttcacattcttaaaatatagtgatcctaactgacctaagacagggaatgatttctaccattaaatgtcaggaattgtggaaaacgtgagtttaaatgtatttgactaatgTGTAACCTGTCCACACATATGCTTTCTATTTGAAAGCATCTATTTGCATTTGTTGGCATTGCTTCTGAAGTCAGTATAAAAGCGGTCAGCCTGTATTGAGATTTCTTCACCATTTCCCTGGCTGAACACCTCTCATGATCACGTGTGTGTGGCTTTGTCAGGGGCAGCGATGTAAACAAAAGCCTATTGACTATAAGAAAAAAAGGCACTAGCCGTTCGAGAAGTCTCGACCCAACTTAATGTTTCCGTAGCAAATCTGCCAACAGGtcaaagaaaactgcacttgtcaagGAATTTCACTCGATATTGTGGCACAAAACTTGTACAAACCATTTGAATTGTACTGAGATGAGGCTTCattttaatgatttatatttttagttCACTAATTTCCACAGTTATGAACCTGTGCCTGTGGTTAAGACATTACAAATGCCAGAACAGAAAAACTATGGTAAATAAAAGGGCAAGTAAAATGTAGCATAAAGTGCTTTAAAGTCTCAACCTCCTAGAATTATGGACAAAAATTGGGACAGATAATCCCAATCTGAAGATGGGATTAAACCTGAATAATTCACTTAAATTACTACACTTAtgagaactggtctgttgctcagtggtccaaagtcctcttttctgatgagagcaaattttgcatctcatttggaaaccaaggtcccagagtctggaggaagaatggagaggcacacaatccaagatgcttgaagtccagtgtgaagtttccacagtctgtgttggtttggggagccatgtcatcggctggtgttggtccactgtgctttattaagtccagagtcaacgcagccgtctaccgggacattttagggcacttcatgcttccttcagcagacaagttTTATGGAGATGCtaacttcattttccagcaggacttggcacctgcccacactgccaaaagtaccaaaacctggttcaacgaccatggtattactgtgcttgattggccagcaaactcgcctgacctgaaccccatagagaatctatggggcattgccaagagaaagatgagagacatgagaccaaacaatgcagaagagctgaaggccgctattgaagcatcttggtcttccataacacctcagcagtgccacaggctgatagcatccatgccacgccgcattgaggcagtaattaatgcaaaaggggcccaaaccaagtactgagtacatatgcatgattatacttttcagagggctgacatttctgtatttaaaatcctttttttttattgatttaatgtaatattctaattttctgagattctgaatttggggttttcataagctgtaagccataatcatcaaaattatatcaaataaaggcttgaaatgtcttactttgcttgtaatgagtctatataatatattagtttcaccttttaagttgaattactgaaattaatgaacttttgcacgatattctaatttttcgagtttcacctgtacatgtcACAATTAGTCAGAGttctcgagtagacaaaatgcccatccctatatGATCAGCAAATCAATCATTTCGCACTATCGTCTATTCATTAtaggcttttataaaataatctgtttcaaaatgtgtaaaagattgcataatcaaaatataatgcatcatgcAATGAAGATTCACTGCCCAACTTAATGAATGAATGTGCACAATGTGAAACTCTCTGTTCTTGTTACTGAATTGTCTGAATTTAACAATTTGCAATAACAAAaatcttttattgttattgtggTGATGATTTAagaagcattccattcaactcgagAGTCAGAATTCCTTTTGAGAATCATTACGATAGCTTTGCAGCATCATATATCGGTTGCTGATGTCTCTGACAATCAACGTGCCTCTCAAAGGCACAAAATAATCTATCTCAAAATTCAacataagctccctctttgacacatttgtgtttagttttcaggTAATTGTTTTTTGATACTCAATTGTTTAGAGGCACTTCAGTCGGTGCATAAATTGTATCGAACTCTATTCCCAGCCCTATATACAAGTCATCCTTTTGGGAATCAGACTGTTCCGCaagtgctgtatgttttgcgttgtagattcaaaagaacaggctcGTCTAAATTGCTTCTGGTATGATCCGATTCCCGAAAGAACAATGAGATGGCTGTCagtcatttgtgtttttatgctTTTGACCCAGTTGAGGGCAGCACTGCCGCAGAAATGCGTGGCTGCAAACAGAGTATTTCAATACAGTGTTCCAGCCGCTTCGACCAAAAATGAATGCAGGGGGAACCGTTAATGGTTATTGCCCATGGCCCGTGGTcacttttgtttgctgtttacacagtcttgtgctgtcacagagactggtgataTATCTCAGGCCCTTTTTTCAGTGATGTATTTCAAGGAGAATGAACATTTTCTGGATgccattccataaaaaaaattaattatattatgcaACGACATGATTGCATTAAATATTAAGTATTTGCAGTTATGTAATAAACCCATTTGGATGACCACGTACATCAGCCACAACCCAAGATTATTTTTGTCCCTGGAATAACCCTAGATCTGTCATAATACTGAAGGCTAATAAAGTTAATTCTAATACGTTCACCCAGTTTTCTCATGGAACCTTGAATTTGACAATCTATTTTTAGTACAAACACTCTGAGATGCACCATAAATCCAAATGACTATTTATAATTgatatgttataaaaaaaaaaaattatatacccTCTAAACCAACAACTGGTGTTTTTGGGGGTctacttgaaaaggtggtctggggtacggttcatatgaactccagtacggttcacTACTGATATGAATGCAATCGCACAAAATCGTGGAAGAGAACCACTTGTGATGACttataatttgcatctttgaaGGCTCCTGATCGCAATTATAGTAAAATGCATTTCTAATACatgcttgtgtccaaatacacCACCTTCAGagagctcacattcttcacatttcTTCCAATGCATCCGTGGGCTCGCGACAGACAAATGCTAATAttcttcacatcattgcacattcaatgcatccacggaagacaaacacaagtgttctgtgcatggcaagacttcatggtaaatccaaagagacaaactttaatacttaACACAGTGATGTCTTCTCGAGTTGTTACCTAGGTACAGTGGTAAACGTCTGCCGCTTGTACTCACTAAATAATATGATGTGATTGCAGACCAGCGTGGGCGTAGGGAGGGGGAGGAAACGAATTCTGGTTCTggccaagcaatcgaaccaagtgtgaaagcacccttagtgTTGCACCAACCCAAAGTTTTGTGATAATATTTTACCCTTGACTTACCAAATATCAAGTCCTGCAGCATTGAAAATACCGGCTATGTGTACTACATAGTAATATTGGTGCATCTCCattaaaaattaatacatttgactCTAAATCCTGATTCATCATGTGAACGGGGTTCTCGTGGATCCTTAAAgtcttaatgttttaaatgtagttttccaaaatgtaaggtcTGTAAAATGTAGCACTGAAAATGTGGCACTGTtgtcagggctcgacattaacgcttgtccagGACAAGGAGCATTTTGAACGGGTAagttaaagagaattttacttgcccgaccggaCAAGCTATTATATCGGCCGATATTATCAGTCTATATTAGCCTTTCACCAATATATATAGATATCAGCTTGTATATTTactgatatgcgtggatattacAAACATTTTCAGAACACATTATGCagaaacaatgctttagaattggtttCATAAAGTAGTTTGTTTAGTAGAGAGCGCTCCGTCTcttttgtttacagagctgactctgaaCTGAAGGTAGCTCTGTAGACAGGGCGGTGTTAAGTGGTGCGGAGTTAAACGGTGTCTTCTCTGTAAGTTGCTAACtattttgtgaaatacatactggagaGTTAATACACAATGACctcatcattttcccttttcaatataactaatgtaACGTTAACCTTGTCCCTGACATGtcactcatgtctgtttgctgtttgtcagtgcagtcagtaatgtagcagattgaaaggtaaacatcagagcatcttgttgcagctcagcagacaacagtgcggtggtggattgtgtccgagtgttgatttcacactacgttgttacctagttggtgagacacaATGCTGGTCCATTTTTACTCTCAATGACAAAGAGCTTGTAGCTAATTTCATACCTTGTCAGCttagtggaagctaatgtgtaaacatgtattcaccaaactgttttgttcaggattcacagttggTATTGGCACGTGTACTCAAGGACTCTGCTACTCACACGTGGGAGcgatgatcgatcatgaaaacgatgatcgataaTGATcgcgcatgatgtgacttttcacttaacttgatatccagtgacaattacctgacaactaaacacaaacgtgtgAAAGAGGGAACAATCAAAACAAAGAGTGTTATTAACCGTGCTTTGAAAGCCTGTCTCTGTAAAATGTTTGCTAAACacgctttattatcatttaatgtaagaactttgactcgttactgattattatttaataaaagtgaatgattgtcacCTCCCTAACCTGTGTGATGTAACATACATCCGCATCTCGACGAAATAAATTAAGATTTCCGCTGAAGTTTCAAGTTAGATGTCcaatataaagtgtcattccgttgcactttcctcagatgaaaggtggaaattcagactctctgatttgaatggaatgcttcatgaatcacagcaacaacaatacagagaatAGAGGCTTTCCTCACATGAGCGAACATTTGGGCACACAcaacacttatacatacacaccaGTTGCGTGTGGCATTGTACAGCAGGCCATTGCTTAAAAATTCATataggcttgagggtgagtaatgatttaCTGTCTTTCTGCAGTATTCTTCATCCCTATtaggtgtaaatgatgacaatggAGGCTTGCAGCATGTCCTTTCTTTTGTATTTGAAGGCGAATACTGCAGTTGTTAGTCACTTCGTTAAGCTGAGCTTATGTTAGTCACTCAAGCTGATGTCTCATCCTCAGGTTCCTTAACATTCAACAGTTCCACCCCCTCCAAACCCCAAGATGCTGATGTCACATCTAATGGCTCCGCCCCCAGCAGTAAAGAATACAACCGCCAGCTCACAGCTCTCAACTGCTCCGTACGCGACTGGATCACCAAGCATGTCAACGACAACCCCCTGTGTGACCTAAACCCCATCTTCCGTGACTACGAGCGGCACCTGGCCAGCATTGAGAGGAAATATGGCAGTGGCGCATCGGATGGTGGTGCAGAGCGCGTGTCGTTTGGTGGGGAGCAGAAGCGGCTTGTGTCGAGCAGCACAGCAGCAAGTGTGACATCGACCATGTCTTGCAGCAGTGCAGCTTCTCTGCTCTTCTCATTTAAGGATAAGGATGGTGCCAATGCAGAGAAACCAGCAGCAGCGCAAGCACCAGGTGCAATTCCTGCTGGCGTCTCCTTTAATTTTGGGCAGAAGTTGGACAGCTCTGTTCTTGGCACACTGGCGTCTAGTGGAGCTTCATCTTTCTCTTCCTCATCTGTGTTTGGAGCTGCGGTCAGTAGTAGCAGTTCTGCAGTTTCATCTTCTCTTAATGCGGCCAGCAACAGTCAGACTGCAGGTACAGCAGCAGAGCATGCACAAAGTGAAAcaatgtttttattcattttttcaaTTTTTGATATAAACTCTGAATGTTTAGCCAGTATGTTCTGAAAGGTCTCAAGTTATTTGAAAGTAGTTTTATGTAACTAATAGGATATTTGTTAGTGTTTTACTGTAAGGTTCTAtaggttaacattagttaatgcattagatatgaactaacaattaacaatactttcacagtattcactgttcatttaTACAAGTTATTAATGCACTGGCAAATTTTAACGTACAGTGATTAATGTTGGTTAAATTTTACTTGCACAACTTTTAATGATTAGGTTGCCTATATTTCAGGTATAATGGCCAATTTGCTTACATAGGAAAGATATTTTCTCTACTAATGTTGAAAAATTATACAGGGAACCATAAATATTAACAGGGCCAAAATTATGCAGTTCAGTTGCAATTTATTTAACAGATAAAATAACCAACACAAAATCAAaatgctttatttgaaatgctttGAAATTAAGTTTAAATGGTCTAGTAGAGTAGAAGCAAcagtgatttatatttttttgtgtaactactgaattactgacaaatcagtcttgccaaaaaaaaaagaaaaaaaagtacttttatttGGAGCTAGGGCTGTCACGACTGAAATTTGGATGAtggttaattgtcaaacaaataattgagaATATGACAATTGTCTGTTTCAGGGTTTTCACCATTATAGTTGAGTAAGTCATTTTAATCAAATACACGTTTTGTCAATCTCTTCATGGTCAGGTAGCTGTCCGTTCTGTGTGTGCGATCTGACTGATCCACGCAACACTATTGCATATGAATTTGGGGGGCACggagcttctgaaggagcactgaaggaAGGGGTGTGTTTTTTTGGCTGTTGAGTTGAAGTATCAACAGTTTTTCTCCGGAATCGCTTACTCCACctttaattgtcataaaaatggtCAACCATAACACTGGTCTGCAGAGAAAAAAATAATCATCAAAATATTGATCgtttttaaagcttagaagctctactttccaatgcatgtaggtattatgaccaaaactttgTGCTTTGAAATCTGCTGACAAATCAGAGGTGTTCCTTTTTGATAATTAATATACTATTCTAATCAGGAAAAATATAGAACTAATCAAATAGCCATGTATCCATATGTTGTTGGACAGCTATAAAAGAGTGGAATACCTGCctatttgttttaatcacagataaaaatatagcaaGTTAAgctttgtcctaaccagacattCCAGCGACACGCAATCGGTCTGTGCACACCTGGCTCAATGCGGCACAGCAAAATTAATACACTAAATAAGGATAATTGACGATAAAATGTAGACAATAGAGTCTTGTTTATTGAACGCAACTCATTTTCTCATCTAAGCTCCGTATGGGCATTCTCTTTCAAACCcagaggggataaatacacatcATACACATACACAGGGCGAAGTTACTTAAACAATCGCAAGAGACTAATGATGAATAATGATGCGATTCTTAATGTTTACGCAGTACTTCTGTTGTTATTTTGGCGATCTCCACGTAACTGAAGCAGAGAGAAAGTTAGAATGAGCCCTGATCTCCCCTCTGCCATTCTGAATCTGAACCTGTGAGTGTGTGACAGCGCCAGCTGAGGAGAGCAAGACTTTAAGCACAACATTCGTTAGGTGTGTGACACCCTCGGACAAAATCAATTTGTTGTGAATCAGCTAGTGAGATGCCGACTTAAATATACTGCAATAAGAATCATTTTAGACCCATTTGGTGACTGTATTGGCTGGCGAGATGTCACAGAAatggaaaatgtttaaaaaatagatCAGCCTGTCACTCGTCGTGTCGCTctgtatcttttccatgttaatcagtgTCGCGGCGTGTGGTTATGACACAGTATAATAGtgaagtatatgtctttgacatacatgttacacgTAAACAGTGATTGTTTATAAGCTGTTCTTgtttataacttcacgaaaaataaacataatataaaatatcacaaaatgaCTGAGTAGGGGATTCCCATTGAAATAAGCCCACACACAacgtaatcggatgcatagattattagataatccacacaaagcacatctGGTTAAATCAGTGCTATCTGGTTAAAATTAAGTTATctttcctggatcagataacTTCAGAAATTATTTAGGAAGTTGTCCAGCATCATTGGAACACTAAACCATTCACTCtttattacatatggccaccaggagatggagccacatacatgacacagacacaatgatgactcaaatgacacagaatagaACTGAATGAGATTGCATTATTCATGCCTGCTTGATTTTCCATGTGTAATTAgatcttatgtacaattattattatgttttatttgtttggagaggcttttggatacTAGgattaaatatacttttaatgCTATAATATTTGATTGCTTTAtcatatcaacaacaaaaaaaaaaaacattgaacctTTATCTCATcattagtaaataaatattttcctcaAACGCATTGGcaataattattggcacccttttattcaatactttttgcatccTCCCTGTGTCaggataacagctctgagtcttctcttataatgcctgaTGAGGTTTGAGAACACCTGGCAcgggatctgagaccatttctccatacagaatctctccagatccttcacaTTCAGAGGTCTCCTCtttagttcaccccacaggttttctatggggtcaggtcaggggactgggatggccatggcagaaccttgattttgtggtcagaaaaccatttttgtgttggtttttaatgtttgttgtttgttttggatcattgtcctgctggaagatccaaccagggtcCATTtgaagctttctggcagaggcagccatgtttctattttttatctgttggtatatgatagtccataatgccatgtatctgaacgagatgtccaggacctctggcagaaaaagaGCCCCACAACATTCAAGATGCAGCACCACATTTAGccatgggcattgggtacttaatctctgtgtgcaccaaacccatctctgatgtttgctgccaaaaagctctcaaatattggagaatctttggccacttgaacaaTCCTCCTCACCGTGTGTGGAGTCAATATAGACACACGCCCTGTTCCTGATGggggaaatgggtattttcaatgctttggctattttcttttagccacttcccattttgtgaagcatCAGAATTATATTCTTTAGTGTAAGCCACTgagattgatgattaagggaattagGCCGGTGTGTtccctcatatttatacccctgtgaaacaggaagtcatgaatGCACAATTTCATGTttctagtcacccaggtgcacacattgtttttaaatatgagtGGGAATAtacttcaaatatatttttggtgttttggagaaaagtgtTTATTTCATAATGAGATTTTTCCCCCTTTTCAactgttttacttcaattaaagttgagatttttgtgatttgtatttatttttgaacgAAAgatcaaaatataaacaaaaacataaattggTTTGTGTGATTTTATGGTCCTATTTCACCcccaaataaatcatataaatatatatatatatatatatatatatatatatatatatatatatatatatatatatatatatatatatatatataaaattctttCTCCTGTAAATGTATCTTATTCTCTAGATGAGAACGGAGAAGAATCAGACGAGCCGCCCGTCCCTGTGGTTAAGGAAATCAAGGAGAAAGACGCCTTCtactttaaaaagtaaacatCACGTCTGTCAATCATTCAGTTTTTTAACAGCACTTGTTACTTCCACATATGTCATGTTCATAACTGGTCTTCTCCACAGGTGTAAGTTGTTTTATAAGAAGGACGGTGAGTTTAAGGAGAAAGGAGTTGGTACGCTGCATTTGAAGATTGTGTCTGAGAATAAACTACAGCTGTTAGTGCGAGCTGACACCAACCTGGGTGAGTGTTTAGAAATGTATTGATTGAGATATCTGATGCATATTGTCAGTCTGATAATATTGATGACATATTGCAGG
This sequence is a window from Xyrauchen texanus isolate HMW12.3.18 chromosome 45, RBS_HiC_50CHRs, whole genome shotgun sequence. Protein-coding genes within it:
- the LOC127637176 gene encoding nuclear pore complex protein Nup50-like, with protein sequence MAKRIADNELTDRNWDQEEGGEEAGMFSVASEDVIKNRAIKKAKRRNAGTEGESGGAFKVFKGFSLTPVVAGATSFSGFGNGAGFKPLSSQTNGSMASAASSFGGFNTPTSAKLNSGSLTFNSSTPSKPQDADVTSNGSAPSSKEYNRQLTALNCSVRDWITKHVNDNPLCDLNPIFRDYERHLASIERKYGSGASDGGAERVSFGGEQKRLVSSSTAASVTSTMSCSSAASLLFSFKDKDGANAEKPAAAQAPGAIPAGVSFNFGQKLDSSVLGTLASSGASSFSSSSVFGAAVSSSSSAVSSSLNAASNSQTADENGEESDEPPVPVVKEIKEKDAFYFKKCKLFYKKDGEFKEKGVGTLHLKIVSENKLQLLVRADTNLGNILLNIMVPSSMPCSRTGKNNVMVVCVPNPPVDEKNPSTPVPILIRVKTAEDADELHQILQEKKA